One Pantanalinema sp. genomic window carries:
- a CDS encoding glycerophosphodiester phosphodiesterase family protein, producing the protein MASRPLETPLSRPLVIGHRGAMACAPENTLASFREAFAQGADGVECDVHLSADGQVVVMHDFTLERTTSGQGLLADHPYHALRELDAGGWYEPRFSGEPIPLLSELLALVNEEGERRGALPVVVIELKAGSRRYPGIEAAVVAEVRKAGLSHRALFISFDHFAIQALKRLAPDCCAGVLYHALPVDPAAMARAAGADAVGPSVETVDADQVRLAHAAELSLFAWTVRTPDEARRMAALGVDAFGANAPGEMLRAF; encoded by the coding sequence GTGGCGTCCCGCCCGCTCGAGACCCCGCTTTCGCGCCCCCTGGTGATCGGTCACCGGGGGGCGATGGCCTGCGCGCCCGAGAACACGCTCGCGAGCTTCCGCGAGGCCTTCGCCCAGGGGGCGGACGGCGTGGAGTGCGACGTGCACCTGAGCGCCGACGGCCAGGTGGTCGTGATGCACGACTTCACCCTCGAGCGCACCACCAGCGGCCAGGGGCTACTCGCCGATCACCCCTACCACGCGCTGCGCGAGCTGGACGCGGGGGGGTGGTACGAGCCGCGCTTTTCGGGCGAGCCCATCCCCCTGCTCTCGGAGCTCCTGGCGCTGGTGAACGAGGAGGGCGAGCGGCGCGGCGCCCTGCCCGTCGTGGTGATCGAGCTGAAGGCCGGTTCGCGCCGCTATCCCGGCATCGAGGCGGCCGTCGTCGCCGAGGTGCGCAAGGCGGGGCTTTCGCACCGGGCCCTCTTCATCTCCTTCGACCACTTCGCGATTCAGGCGCTCAAGCGTCTTGCGCCGGATTGCTGCGCCGGGGTCCTCTATCACGCCCTGCCCGTCGATCCGGCGGCCATGGCCCGCGCGGCCGGGGCCGATGCCGTCGGGCCGAGCGTGGAGACCGTCGACGCCGATCAGGTCCGGCTCGCGCACGCGGCGGAACTCTCGCTCTTCGCCTGGACGGTGCGGACCCCCGACGAGGCCCGCCGCATGGCGGCCTTGGGGGTGGACGCCTTCGGCGCCAATGCCCCTGGCGAGATGCTGCGCGCCTTCTGA
- a CDS encoding phospholipase D-like domain-containing protein, whose amino-acid sequence MHNRRPLKHLLVTAAAGLSLLTGCGVPMLSAGSVDQTKLTAKAHKPGELSLMVMPESGHQPILDAINGAKKSILLEMYLLTYSGVTKEITDALIAKSKAGLDVRIILENQPFVMPVMPKPGELPKPSINVNRAALEVLTANGVRVKRSSPQFVFTHQKSMIIDGKGAFIMTMNFSAAAFQKNREYLVFDTSPSDVKELTEIFEADWDERPIVPKDEDLVVSPTNSKERILKLIDSAKKDLTVQVEFMDDVDVVAHMAARKKAGANVTVQLSYHAPEKDSGYDGNEKQRKQLADAGITDVKFIKTVGLHAKLVIADGAKAYIGSENLTTNSLTKNREMGVIIDDKAIVARLAQVAAKDWASN is encoded by the coding sequence ATGCACAATCGCCGCCCGCTCAAGCACCTCCTGGTCACCGCCGCCGCCGGCCTCAGCCTGCTGACGGGGTGCGGCGTGCCCATGCTCTCCGCGGGCTCCGTCGATCAGACCAAGCTGACGGCCAAGGCGCACAAGCCCGGCGAGCTGTCCCTGATGGTGATGCCCGAGTCCGGCCACCAGCCCATCCTCGACGCGATCAACGGCGCCAAGAAGTCGATCCTCCTCGAGATGTACCTTTTGACCTACTCGGGCGTGACCAAGGAGATCACCGACGCGCTGATCGCCAAGTCCAAGGCCGGCCTCGACGTGCGGATCATCCTCGAGAACCAGCCCTTCGTGATGCCCGTCATGCCCAAGCCCGGCGAGCTGCCCAAGCCCTCCATCAACGTCAACCGCGCCGCCCTCGAGGTGCTGACCGCGAACGGCGTGCGGGTCAAGCGCTCCAGCCCGCAGTTCGTCTTCACCCACCAGAAGTCCATGATCATCGACGGCAAGGGCGCCTTCATCATGACGATGAACTTCTCGGCCGCCGCCTTCCAGAAGAACCGCGAGTACCTGGTCTTTGACACCTCGCCCTCCGACGTCAAGGAGCTGACCGAGATCTTCGAGGCCGACTGGGACGAGCGCCCCATCGTGCCCAAGGACGAGGACCTGGTCGTCAGCCCGACCAACTCGAAGGAGCGCATCCTCAAGCTGATCGACTCGGCCAAGAAGGACCTCACGGTCCAGGTGGAGTTCATGGACGACGTGGACGTGGTCGCCCACATGGCCGCTCGCAAGAAGGCCGGCGCCAACGTGACCGTCCAGCTCTCCTACCACGCCCCGGAGAAGGACTCGGGCTACGACGGCAACGAGAAGCAGCGCAAGCAGCTCGCGGATGCCGGCATCACCGACGTCAAGTTCATCAAGACGGTCGGCCTGCACGCCAAGCTGGTCATCGCCGACGGCGCCAAGGCCTACATCGGCTCGGAGAACCTGACCACCAACTCGCTGACCAAGAACCGCGAGATGGGCGTCATCATCGACGACAAGGCGATCGTCGCGAGGCTCGCCCAGGTCGCCGCCAAGGACTGGGCCTCCAACTAG
- a CDS encoding DUF2721 domain-containing protein has product MFQQTLDATPFISSALAPAVAISACAILASNAQSKYSSLVDRIRTLNAERREFQHLDPISVADSLRIKSLDRQIALIFRRARHMRDAIFLLYAAIACIISTSFLIAAIQYFQIKTLGHAPKVTFLSGLVLVLAALVKELLEVRLTFRVVRYELGLFDPDAAKEAERSFRGV; this is encoded by the coding sequence ATGTTTCAGCAAACGCTTGATGCCACGCCCTTCATCTCCTCGGCACTCGCGCCCGCGGTCGCGATCTCGGCGTGCGCGATCCTGGCCTCCAACGCGCAGAGCAAGTACTCGTCGCTGGTGGACCGCATCCGCACCCTGAACGCCGAGCGGCGCGAGTTCCAGCACCTGGATCCGATCTCGGTGGCCGATTCGCTGCGGATCAAGAGCCTGGATCGGCAGATCGCCCTGATCTTTCGGCGCGCCCGGCACATGCGCGACGCGATCTTCCTGCTCTACGCGGCGATCGCCTGCATCATCTCGACGTCGTTCCTGATCGCGGCCATCCAGTACTTCCAGATCAAGACCCTGGGCCACGCCCCCAAGGTCACCTTCCTGAGCGGGCTGGTGCTGGTGCTCGCGGCACTCGTCAAGGAGCTCCTGGAGGTGCGCCTCACCTTCCGGGTGGTGCGCTACGAGCTGGGGCTGTTCGACCCGGACGCGGCCAAAGAGGCCGAGCGCAGTTTCCGCGGCGTCTGA